A genomic region of Salvelinus namaycush isolate Seneca chromosome 7, SaNama_1.0, whole genome shotgun sequence contains the following coding sequences:
- the LOC120050545 gene encoding G-protein coupled bile acid receptor 1-like, whose product MDDLANDSAVRPLLSEARLIYAITVPLSTAIILANLVIILGISCNRQLYNTPNYFFLSLLVADLCTGVALPFIPWMGLNRPLSFSSCLLVHIFPNFLFLAFLFNLVIVHYERYMCIVSPLHYSSFWVHRRFPLVLLAVWAPPLLYASLPAFGWNNRAGPGWNGCCSFNDTGAPGAPVNCSTMVAAVAAPGGSECCSYRRVFPNAFIYLEVYGLLAPAILSIAGMTGRVLWITRGQMKDICRLHRSVTTRGGGQASEREQRLNLRYTRCVAAVSLTFLACWVPYIIYIHVCVAFLLSKETRGNSTTHIVLSCTGIGSMAVMPLVLGLANRQYTDPVRKLLHKLRDRWRRRQDSEDMAL is encoded by the coding sequence ATGGATGACCTGGCCAATGACTCTGCTGTGCGGCCGCTGCTGTCGGAGGCACGTCTCATCTACGCCATCACCGTGCCCCTGTCCACCGCCATCATCCTGGCCAACCTGGTCATCATCCTGGGCATCTCCTGTAACCGTCAGCTCTACAACACCCCAAACTACTTCTTCCTGAGCCTGCTAGTGGCTGACCTGTGTACGGGCGTGGCCCTGCCGTTCATCCCCTGGATGGGACTCAACCGCCCGCTGAGTTTTAGCTCCTGTCTCCTGGTTCATATTTTCCCTAATTTCTTGTTCCTGGCGTTCCTGTTTAACCTGGTGATAGTTCATTATGAGAGGTACATGTGCATCGTGAGTCCGTTACATTATAGTAGCTTCTGGGTTCACCGCCGCTTCCCGCTGGTGCTGCTCGCCGTGTGGGCGCCGCCACTGCTCTACGCCTCCCTGCCCGCCTTCGGCTGGAACAACCGGGCCGGCCCAGGGTGGAACGGCTGCTGCTCGTTTAACGACACGGGCGCACCGGGTGCGCCGGTGAACTGTTCGACAATGGTGGCAGCGGTAGCGGCGCCGGGAGGCTCCGAGTGCTGCTCTTACAGACGGGTCTTCCCCAATGCCTTCATCTACCTCGAGGTGTACGGGCTGCTGGCGCCTGCCATCCTGTCCATCGCGGGCATGACGGGACGTGTGCTGTGGATCACCCGGGGCCAGATGAAGGACATCTGCCGGCTGCACCGCTCCGTGACGACAAGGGGGGGCGGTCAGGCCTCGGAACGGGAGCAGCGGCTCAACCTCCGCTACACGCGCTGCGTGGCCGCCGTGTCGCTGACCTTCCTGGCCTGCTGGGTGCCCTACATCATCTACATACACGTCTGCGTGGCGTTTCTGCTCAGCAAGGAGACGCGCGGGAACTCCACCACACACATCGTGCTGTCGTGCACGGGGATCGGGAGCATGGCAGTGATGCCGCTGGTTCTGGGGCTGGCCAACAGGCAGTACACGGACCCGGTGAGGAAACTCCTCCATAAACTCCGAGACAGATGGAGACGGAGACAGGACTCTGAGGATATGGCTCTTTGA